One Rhododendron vialii isolate Sample 1 chromosome 2a, ASM3025357v1 genomic region harbors:
- the LOC131316760 gene encoding NADH dehydrogenase [ubiquinone] 1 alpha subcomplex subunit 8-B-like gives MASAVDAAVVDPIPTSAVLMASAKHIATKCRGENVAFLKCKKDDPNPEKCLHKGHQVTSCVFSLLKELHRTCTKEMDAYAGCMYYHTNEFELCRKEEKEFKKACPLE, from the exons ATGGCGAGCGCCGTGGATGCTGCGGTGGTGGACCCGATCCCGACGTCGGCGGTGCTGATGGCGTCGGCGAAGCACATCGCGACGAAATGCAGGGGCGAAAACGTCGCCTTTCTCAAGTGCAAGAAGGACGATCCGAATCCCGAGAAATGCCTCCATAAAGGGCATCAAGTCACTAGCTGCGTTTTTAGCCT GTTGAAAGAACTTCATCGGACGTGCACAAAGGAGATGGATGCTTATGCGGGTTGTATGTACTACCACACTAACGAGTTTGAATTATGCCGCAAAGAGGAAAAAGAGTTCAAGAAAGCGTGTCCTTTGGAGTAA